A portion of the Oxynema aestuarii AP17 genome contains these proteins:
- a CDS encoding helix-turn-helix domain-containing protein has translation MPRLAASPISLSEAERSELEKLLRRRKSSQQMALRGKIILQADQGKGHGEIARELGISKEMSRRARFRWLEMSQGESCVEERLQDAPRPGTPPTFTLEQITQLYALACAPPEQYGRPISHWTAPELADELVKQGIVESISPRHVGRLLEEAELKPHQSHYWLHPPRPRLARENPRDLPALQTSHSSSRTRGVNL, from the coding sequence ATGCCTAGACTAGCTGCCTCCCCCATTAGCTTGAGCGAAGCCGAGCGCAGTGAATTAGAAAAATTGCTTAGGCGTCGGAAGAGTTCACAGCAGATGGCTTTACGGGGGAAGATCATTTTGCAAGCTGACCAAGGCAAAGGACATGGGGAAATTGCGCGAGAGCTAGGGATTAGCAAAGAGATGAGTCGGCGCGCTCGCTTCCGTTGGCTGGAAATGAGTCAAGGGGAAAGCTGCGTTGAAGAGCGACTACAGGATGCCCCGCGTCCGGGGACGCCGCCGACGTTTACCCTCGAACAAATCACTCAACTCTATGCACTGGCTTGTGCGCCCCCCGAACAGTACGGGCGACCGATTAGCCATTGGACAGCTCCAGAACTCGCCGACGAGTTGGTCAAGCAAGGAATTGTCGAGAGCATCAGTCCGCGTCATGTGGGACGACTGCTAGAGGAAGCCGAACTCAAACCCCACCAGAGCCACTATTGGCTCCACCCCCCCCGACCCAGACTTGCCCGAGAAAATCCAAGAGATTTGCCAGCTCTACAAACAAGCCATAGCTCGAGCCGAACAAGGGGAGTTAACCTTTAG